The Sinomicrobium kalidii region AGAAGTACTTTTTATTCGTTCTTGAGATAGGAATTTACCAGCGCTACATATTTTTCCTTGGCCTCCCTTTCATCTATGTTTCTGGCCTGAAAGAGGGCATTGGCTTTAAATGCATTGATAAGAGGCTTTCGGCTGCCCGGATTGTCGTAGTTCTTATTAGCTATTTTATAATAGGCATAAAGGCGTAACAGGAAGTCGGCGGGTAAAGGATCCGTATATTGGTTTACGAGCTCTACAGCCTCTTCAAAAGCCTTGTTTAACGCTTCTTCGGTCATCTTACCTAAGTGTTGCAATACTTTGTTATTTTTCTGCAATGACATCAATTCCTCCCTTAACCTGTTGATGGAGGTTGACCTTTATTTTTGTGTTAAGAGGCAATAAAAGGTCTACCCGGGATCCGAACTTGATAAAGCCCGAATCTGCTCCCTGGGTGGCCTGTGCTCCCGGTTTGGCATAGTTTACAATACGTCTGGCCATTGCCCCTGCAATTTGTTTGTAAAGCACTTCGCCCCATACCTTGTTTTTAACCACCACTGTTGTCCTTTCATTGTCTTCGGAAGATTTCGGGTGCCATGCTACCAGATACTTTCCGGGGTGATATTTGCTGTAAACAACTTCTCCGCCCAGGGGATATCGTGTGACATGCACGTTTACCGGAGACATAAAGATGGATACCTGAATGCGCTTGTCTTTAAAGTATTCTTTTTCGTAGACTTCTTCGATCACGACTACCTTACCGTCAACAGGCGCAATAATATGATCGTCGTTATGTGGCGTATGTCTTTTCGGGTTTCTGAAAAACTGCAGGATAAGTATCAGAAGAATAAGTGCCGGGATTTGTATACAAACCTGCAACCACGGTATGGGAATGAGGTATTCCGCACCTAATGCCACCGCTACGACCAGCAGAAAGGTGATGATTATGATTTTATGTCCTTCTTTATGAAACATATATAAAAAGTTGTAAAGTCAGATAAGTAAAAGGCGCGAGAAATATAAGACTGTCCAGCCGGTCCAGAAGGCCTCCGTGTCCCGGCAGTATGGCCCCGCTGTCCTTTACACCTGCCAGCCGTTTAAACTTGGATTCGATAAGGTCTCCCAGACTTCCCGCAACAACGATGACAAGAGCCAGGATCATCCATTCTGTCGTGCCCAGGTCGTGGTTATACATGGCAATAATATAAGCCGCGATCAGGGAGAAGATCAACCCGCCTATAAATCCTTCTACGGTTTTATTTGGCGATACGCTGGCCAGTAATTTGGTTCTGCCCATGCTTCTGCCCACGAGGTAGGCAAACGAATCGTTAACCCATACCAATATAAAAATACCAATAATTATAAATTTGGCAAAGGGGGTGTTGTGATTGTGGTAGGGGATCATGGTGAGAAAAATACAGCCCGCCCCTATATAAAACAACGTAATTATAAACTTGTGCAAGTTGCGCTGTATCTTCAGTTTCTTTCCGGAAAACAAAAGGGCAATAAGAAAGAGGTTTATAATCAGCGTTAACAAGAGCAGGAAAAAAACTGCTGCCTCCCCCTGTACGAGGTGAACAAATAACCACCAAACCAGCAGGAATGCTATAAAAATATAATATCCGCTCAGTTTGATGAGTTTTTTGAACTCGTATATGCATATCAACCCGAAAGAAAGGAACAGGAAATCAAAAGCATCACTGCTTAAAAACACTGCCGACAACAACAGGAAAACATAAAGGATTCCCGTAATGGAACGCGTAAGGAGGTCTTTCATTCTATAAATCTTCCAGGAGGAGCAAATATAGGTTTTTTGTGTTACTTCCGTAGTTAAGAAAGTTCTTTTCTCCCTGCGTATTGAAGTGTTTTATTGTAGTGATGTTGGTGGGGATCTGGTTTTTATTCTTATTTTTAATCCCCCTCAATCCTTCACCGATGGTGTTGACCAGCTGACTGGTTGTGGCAAAAAGTATCAGATTATCAGGGAGTTCCTGGAGTTTGAGTTCTCCGATCTGGTTAGAACTTACCAGTATTGCTCCGTTGTCGGCTACGAGGTTCTCGCAGGTAGTAATGAAAGAACTGCTTCCGCGCAGGCTGGTGGAAAAATCACCACCGAGTTTTTCAAATTTTTCTTTGAGTTTGGGGTTTATGCAAAATATCTTCTTGTTGGTCCAGTTATTTTCCGTGAGAATACTCCGGAAACTATCGTAAATTTCTTCTATAGAATCACAATAAATGAATTTCCCTCCGTTCTTTTTAAAATTTATGGTGAATTTTTCATCTACCGGAAGATCGATATTAGGCATAAACTTGCCCCTTTCCTCAATGGGATCTTCAGCAGGCTGCGGCTTGTTTATAATGTCTAAAATCTTCTTAAATAGCTTCATTCAATGTTCAACGGGAAAAAGTATGTTTTATTTTTATGTAAAGTTAAAAATATTCTTTTAGAAATTGTTGCTTATCCCTGTTATTTACGGCGATTACAATTTATTTGCAGAATTGTGCCTGCAAGGAGATCGGTATTGCGGAAAAACAGGAAAGAGGCTGCGGAGTTATTTCTCCGCTACCTCTTCTTCTTTTTCGAAGGGACGCTTCCCGAAGATCCTTTCCAGGTCGTCCTTGAAAATCACTTCTTTTTCCAGCAGGTGTTCTGCCAGTTCCGTAAGTTCACCTTTATGTTCCGAAAGCAGTTTTACCGCCCGTGCATATTGCGTTTCTATGATGTTGGAAATTTCTTTGTCTATAACAATGGCAGTTTCCTCACTGTAAGGCTTGGTAAAACCGTATTCATTCTGTGAGCTGGAATCATAGTAGGTGAGGTTTCCTATCTTGTCGTTCAATCCGTAGATCGTGACCATGGCCTTGGCCTGTTTGGTCACTTTTTCCAGGTCGCTGAGGGCCCCTGTCGATATCTTGCCGAACATCACTTTTTCAGCAGCT contains the following coding sequences:
- a CDS encoding acyl-CoA-binding protein — protein: MTEEALNKAFEEAVELVNQYTDPLPADFLLRLYAYYKIANKNYDNPGSRKPLINAFKANALFQARNIDEREAKEKYVALVNSYLKNE
- a CDS encoding phosphatidylserine decarboxylase family protein, with amino-acid sequence MFHKEGHKIIIITFLLVVAVALGAEYLIPIPWLQVCIQIPALILLILILQFFRNPKRHTPHNDDHIIAPVDGKVVVIEEVYEKEYFKDKRIQVSIFMSPVNVHVTRYPLGGEVVYSKYHPGKYLVAWHPKSSEDNERTTVVVKNKVWGEVLYKQIAGAMARRIVNYAKPGAQATQGADSGFIKFGSRVDLLLPLNTKIKVNLHQQVKGGIDVIAEK
- a CDS encoding phosphatidate cytidylyltransferase, producing MKDLLTRSITGILYVFLLLSAVFLSSDAFDFLFLSFGLICIYEFKKLIKLSGYYIFIAFLLVWWLFVHLVQGEAAVFFLLLLTLIINLFLIALLFSGKKLKIQRNLHKFIITLFYIGAGCIFLTMIPYHNHNTPFAKFIIIGIFILVWVNDSFAYLVGRSMGRTKLLASVSPNKTVEGFIGGLIFSLIAAYIIAMYNHDLGTTEWMILALVIVVAGSLGDLIESKFKRLAGVKDSGAILPGHGGLLDRLDSLIFLAPFTYLTLQLFIYVS
- a CDS encoding LUD domain-containing protein, with protein sequence MKLFKKILDIINKPQPAEDPIEERGKFMPNIDLPVDEKFTINFKKNGGKFIYCDSIEEIYDSFRSILTENNWTNKKIFCINPKLKEKFEKLGGDFSTSLRGSSSFITTCENLVADNGAILVSSNQIGELKLQELPDNLILFATTSQLVNTIGEGLRGIKNKNKNQIPTNITTIKHFNTQGEKNFLNYGSNTKNLYLLLLEDL